One region of Babylonia areolata isolate BAREFJ2019XMU chromosome 29, ASM4173473v1, whole genome shotgun sequence genomic DNA includes:
- the LOC143275031 gene encoding glutathione hydrolase 1 proenzyme-like, with product MAVDHGNAVDAMVATIICGGLYNAQSSGIGGGALFVIYNRTTGQAISINARETAPGFATKDMFVKNITESLYGGKAIAIPGELKGLWEIHQRYGTLPWASLLQPTIDLCFNGSELNDAQHESAVNKTDLIGHDPEFSFLYNTSSGTPVAYPVGHVIYRPKLGRTLQVIAEEGASAFYNGSLTDDIVQDLQDRGGNITREDLASYWVNVSEPVTFQVPNKDITIHSAYLPGSGIIVEYLLNILSGVWVTEKALERGYKFGPESVSSIPMSVLSYHRIIEAMKFAFAKRSELGDPNYVNNGDFLHDFSSPEVGAEIREKITDDKTHDTDYYGPAFDSRDDTGTAHFAVVDSSGNAVSVTSTINTYFGSKVKGSRTGIIFNNQMNDFSTPGTANVFGVPASPAHYIHPGKRPMSSMSPTVIVDDLSGEALLVVGGAGGPRIITSVALTVMKAVDDPRLHHQLLPKDIQAEDDFPFTILHGLKLKGHKFTDMRKSVITAVHRTGDSTLNAVCDWRRGGSPDGY from the exons ATGGCTGTTGACCATGGCAACGCGGTGGACGCTATGGTGGCGACGATCATTTGTGGAGGACTGTACAACGCCCAGAGCTCGGGAATCGGTGGAGGAGCTCTGTTCGTCATCTACAACAG GACCACTGGACAGGCCATCTCCATCAACGCCAGAGAAACGGCCCCGGGATTCGCCACAAAGGACATGTTCGTCAAAAACATCACGGAGTCTCTTTATG GCGGGAAGGCCATCGCCATTCCCGGGGAGCTGAAGGGACTGTGGGAGATCCACCAGAGGTACGGGACCTTGCCCTGGGCCTCCCTGCTGCAGCCCACCATAGACCTCTGCTTCAACGGCTCAGAGCTCAACGACGCCCAGCACGAGTCCGCCGTCAATAAGACGGATCTCATCGGCCACGACCCAGAGTTCAG CTTCCTGTACAACACGAGCTCGGGCACCCCGGTGGCCTACCCAGTGGGTCATGTCATCTACCGACCCAAGCTGGGCCGGACACTGCAGGTGATAGCCGAGGAAGGGGCGTCCGCCTTCTACAATGGCTCCCTCACTGACGACATCGTCCAAGACCTCCAGGATAGGG GGGGCAACATCACCAGGGAGGACCTGGCCTCCTACTGGGTGAATGTCAGTGAGCCCGTGACCTTTCAGGTGCCCAACAAAGACATCACCATCCACTCAGCTTATCTGCCTGGCAGCGGTATCATCGTGGAGTACCTGCTCAACATCCTGTCTGGTGTGTGGGTGACGGAGAAAGCTCTCGAAAGGG GTTACAAATTCGGCCCGGAGAGCGTGTCATCCATACCCATGTCCGTGCTGTCCTATCACCGTATCATTGAGGCCATGAAGTTCGCCTTCGCCAAACGCTCGGAGCTCGGCGACCCAAACTACGTCAACAACGGTGAC TTCCTCCACGATTTCTCGTCACCGGAAGTGGGCGCTGAGATACGGGAGAAAATCACCGACGACAAAACGCACGACACCGACTACTACGGACCCGCGTTCGATTCCAGGGACGACACTGGCACCGCGCACTTTGCCGTTGTAGACAGCAGCGGCAATGCTGTCTCCGTCACTAGCACCATCAACACGTA CTTCGGTTCAAAAGTGAAAGGCTCGCGAACGGGCATCATCTTCAACAACCAAATGAACGACTTCTCCACCCCGGGCACCGCCAACGTTTTCGGCGTGCCCGCCTCCCCCGCCCACTATATCCACCCGGGCAAAAGGCCCATGTCGTCCATGTCCCCTACCGTGATCGTAGACGACCTGTCCGGGGAGGCACTTCTCGTGGTGGGGGGCGCCGGCGGTCCTAGGATCATCACCAGTGTCGCCTTG ACGGTGATGAAGGCTGTGGATGATCCCAGGCTCCATCACCAGTTGTTGCCCAAAGATATTCAGGCAGAAGACGACTTCCCTTTC actatcCTCCATGGCCTGAAGCTCAAGGGCCACAAGTTCACAGACATGCGCAAAAGCGTCATCACCGCCGTACACCggacaggggacagcactctgAACGCCGTGTGTGACTGGCGAAGAGGGGGATCTCCGGACGGTTATTGA